TCGGTGAGGGCGCCGGCCAGAATTTCCAGGTGGAGCTGCCGGGCCAGCAGGCGCGGCACCTGGGCCAGGTCGTAGATGGCGTTGGCGCGGATGTTTATCTCCTCCCGGTTGGTCTGCGCCTGACCGACCACCAGGACGACGGAGTCCTTGGCCACCAGCTCGCGGTAGCGGGCGTACGTTTCCGCGAAAATCGCCGTCTCCACCGACGCCCCCTCGTCTTCCAGGGTGGCGAAGGCGATGCGCTGGTTGTTCCGGTCCAGCTTCCGGGTTATCTGGGTGAACACGCCGGCGACGCGG
This genomic window from bacterium contains:
- a CDS encoding OB-fold nucleic acid binding domain-containing protein; amino-acid sequence: RVAGVFTQITRKLDRNNQRIAFATLEDEGASVETAIFAETYARYRELVAKDSVVLVVGQAQTNREEINIRANAIYDLAQVPRLLARQLHLEILAGALTDEDLLPIRDLLTEYPGEIEVYIHLKLTGGGATLLAGTAYLVAPDEELQKRLEELVGEGNAYFTPAPDMDYTGQNAGQNRP